ttttttctcaatatcaaaatttgagataatataaaagttaaagaatatatatgtatatatatatatatatatatatatatatatatatatatatatatatatgcagagaaaatatatttttaaaaaatcttattttaaaattgtaatcacacagtgaaattttattatttcatcagGAGAAAAGAATATACTATGCGATCTAAGGTGACAAATGAGAACACATGGGAGACAAAGTGGGCCACGGAATCAACGCAGAGCGGTAGAGGCGTGCGACGAACGACGAAAAAAACTGAATCGTCGAGGTTGAAATTGTCAAAACCATCCAGAGGGAACACGGCGCGGGAGAGAACTCTCAGGAGGCTGGAGAGCAATGAACGAGAGCGCATGCGAATGCACAGCTTGAACGATGCGTTTCAAGTATGTAAATAcagaataatacattttttattatatattaataaaaaacaaaatttatataaaacaataatgtaacatattattatagaaagcAGAGAAAACATCTTTTCATGCCTCTGATATTTCTTGAAGAGCaaactgtataaaatattctattaattttataaaacatatatgaataatattttttttctagtctCTACGCGAAGTGATCCCGCACGTTACAAAAGAGAGACGGCTCTCGAAGATCGAAACATTAACTCTGGCTAAGAATTACATAGTGGCCCTTACAGACGTGATATGCGCTATGAGAAACGAAGAGGATCAGCAAACAAGTAGTTCCGAAACTCAAGATTCATCGAACAGTGAACAACGATTAGAATCAACCGTCGTTCGCATGAATATTCCTATTGCCTCCAGATCTTGCGCTTCGGAAACTCAGAATTTTTATCAGAGCAAGCATTCCCGATGGGAGAACGATCAGGACAACGTCACAGGTCTCTGAAAAGTTACAACGCTAAATGATGATCGAGATGAAGTACGAGTTGAGAGTTTCATAAACGGCATTTCGACTACTGGTCTTCCTTCCTTAATTCATGCATGCAtttgcgtttaaaaaaaaaagatataacgcATCTGTGTAAATCTTAGCAAAAatctaatgatatattttatgactgatataataatttaagaaaatactaaATGTGTGCCaaagaataatgataatattcattatgtaGAAAtgagtaaaagaaaatattatatgaataatatttattttacttctcAGATGATATATGAcatcttgtattatttttacaaaatgagcaaagataaaatcatttagagaaacattatatataaatataaacatatatatatgtatatatataatgtatatatgtatgtatgttttgcatatatatatgtaaagagataattaaaaagatacatgTGTTCGTGAATGGTATTATGAAATAAGAAGGTTCTTTCTTATTTGTTatacaaattgttttataaaacatattcttgaacagattatttattcataaataattttatgttaagtatgacattaagatatatatatatatatatatatatatatatatatagacaaagatatatatatacaaagataaatgGACTATGtaactgtaataaataattatatacaatatttagtatatatatatatatatatatatatattcagatcaataaatttaattatatatttaaaaatattttgtaaagttttatattgatttctattttttatattaaagttttatattgatttctattttttatattaaagttttatattgatttctattctttatatgtacattttattctttggaTACTTTGTTATCATAATTTCCTTgacacaataattataaaacgtttattttgccttttaaataatataaaacaaattgtatCAGCTATCACCAAATGAAATAGGCTGCGTCGTCAAGTCTTGTAAATTGACTAGCACCGCTGTCTTTGATTCCGAGAACTTTGGAATGCATATCAATCTTATCATTTGCCCCTCATCAGCTACACATTCGGTACGTGAATTATACCGCGAACTAAAGAGCTGATCaaaaaattggattaaaaaaatattcccttACCTGTAATTAATTTCGTATCATATTTATCCATATTTccggcaaaatatatatctgggCATTCCTTTATAACAAACGGATCATTTTTGAAGAATGGATAAATAGGAAGCGTGTCTGGACCAGTTGGAGCATAATGTCGCCAAATTAAGGTTCGTTCCAGCCACTCCAATGGAGACAATTGGGATAATCCAGCGATTTTCATGATATCCACTATTGGTCCGCCACATGAACCGGCTATAATACGACCCCCGATATTTCCGATCCACGGATTAGTTGCACCATACATGCTCTTGAACCTACATTATATCTGAATAGTATTATGTAATGGAAGCTCTTGACAGGCTGCAAACATTATTTGCTACCTGGCCGACTTTTGCAGAGTACATGGATGAAAAGGTTGCTGAGGCATACTATAATTGCAGGCAGGATCAAATTCGCCGGGCATCAGTATGACACAACAGCAATGGAGGATGTTACTGAGAAAAGTGTCAAGTTTATGCATTGCTGTTATGTCTTCTTTGATCTTGAGTTGATCATATGATTTCGTTTCACGGTAGCCTTTATGATAGTATATCTTTGTAGAACCACGAATAGTGTTTCCTgaacatttcattatttttacatgaaggCATTGCCAATCAGATAATATGTTTTAGCTTTCTTACCAGCAATGATGACTCTAGCAACTACTGCTTCTTCCTCTTGCACATTGATAGAACCTGCCATCCCAGTTATCCATTCT
This sequence is a window from Cataglyphis hispanica isolate Lineage 1 chromosome 17, ULB_Chis1_1.0, whole genome shotgun sequence. Protein-coding genes within it:
- the LOC126856156 gene encoding protein dimmed-like, with product MRSKVTNENTWETKWATESTQSGRGVRRTTKKTESSRLKLSKPSRGNTARERTLRRLESNERERMRMHSLNDAFQSLREVIPHVTKERRLSKIETLTLAKNYIVALTDVICAMRNEEDQQTSSSETQDSSNSEQRLESTVVRMNIPIASRSCASETQNFYQSKHSRWENDQDNVTGL
- the LOC126856143 gene encoding DNA polymerase delta subunit 2-like — its product is MEGDDSRKYNRKIVSFKDFGRFKLAEKKYDDTSLNVYTARLNDLRQDILHKAKLKWINYSYTEISHLVLENPEKSYILIGILYKDQKLKPSLLRELSKELQLEAQPNKNYASDDDKLFLEDETLRIRLVGNHVNIQEVVTGLVCAILGHELENGTFWVEDWCFPGYCPKPCTSSGSLVENAKILLVSGLDFVNNTDQLSLDLLSEWITGMAGSINVQEEEAVVARVIIAGNTIRGSTKIYYHKGYRETKSYDQLKIKEDITAMHKLDTFLSNILHCCCVILMPGEFDPACNYSMPQQPFHPCTLQKSARFKSMYGATNPWIGNIGGRIIAGSCGGPIVDIMKIAGLSQLSPLEWLERTLIWRHYAPTGPDTLPIYPFFKNDPFVIKECPDIYFAGNMDKYDTKLITADEGQMIRLICIPKFSESKTAVLVNLQDLTTQPISFGDS